Proteins encoded within one genomic window of Streptomyces profundus:
- a CDS encoding PH domain-containing protein: protein MADSATDVPPEPSGVGGPLVLRPPSRRVDRRSIGWWTVQALVTVLPPVAILCLLAVLITPARTWLLLPAALIGGPGLVYVAVMPWWRFRVHRWETTSDAVFTRAGWVRQQWRVAPLVRIQTVDTVRGPLQQLFGLSTVTVTTASAAGPVRIEGLDHRLARDLVDELTEKAQADSGDAT, encoded by the coding sequence ATGGCCGATTCCGCGACCGACGTTCCTCCCGAACCGTCAGGGGTCGGCGGACCTCTGGTGCTGCGTCCGCCGAGCAGGCGGGTCGACCGCAGGTCGATCGGCTGGTGGACGGTGCAGGCGCTGGTGACGGTGCTGCCGCCGGTGGCGATCCTGTGCCTGCTCGCGGTGTTGATCACGCCGGCCCGCACCTGGCTGCTGCTGCCGGCGGCGCTCATCGGGGGGCCGGGCCTGGTCTATGTCGCGGTGATGCCGTGGTGGCGGTTCCGGGTGCACCGTTGGGAGACCACGTCGGACGCGGTGTTCACCCGGGCCGGCTGGGTGCGGCAGCAGTGGCGGGTCGCGCCGCTGGTGCGGATCCAGACCGTCGACACGGTGCGGGGCCCGTTGCAGCAGTTGTTCGGCCTGTCGACGGTCACGGTGACCACGGCTTCGGCGGCCGGCCCGGTGCGGATCGAGGGGCTCGACCACCGGCTCGCCAGGGATCTGGTCGACGAGCTGACGGAGAAGGCGCAGGCCGACAGCGGGGACGCGACATGA